Proteins from a genomic interval of Archangium lipolyticum:
- a CDS encoding AHH domain-containing protein, which translates to MLAKAIGTWLAVAALLLGASPTYGDTSAEIATRLAHAKAALTATRGQLTPEQWALLSDKLAGAEKALADYDQLVAQTGRTLATAEASAAASTKALAAEGEVTAARGTVSVLGRVGVIFLSLVTIQSDDDPRLYESRQKRVLEEQLQEVGRAAEQVKAEVELASKSPAPKSAKREEEDGDLHHIATDKNEMSDARGGPWTPRFRQIFEKAGMTLNDPANLVKVKGHRGPHPEQYHRQIRDALMLATDDCVGVAQCRERLTRALGRLGVECSTPGTKLNQWITTPAAR; encoded by the coding sequence ATGTTGGCGAAGGCAATCGGAACATGGCTCGCGGTGGCCGCGCTTCTCCTCGGAGCAAGCCCCACCTACGGCGACACGAGCGCGGAGATCGCCACTCGTTTGGCCCATGCGAAGGCGGCATTGACGGCGACCCGTGGCCAGCTCACGCCGGAGCAGTGGGCCCTGCTCAGCGACAAGCTCGCGGGCGCGGAGAAGGCCCTGGCGGACTACGACCAGCTCGTCGCACAGACAGGACGGACACTGGCCACCGCCGAAGCGAGCGCCGCGGCAAGCACCAAGGCGCTCGCCGCCGAAGGCGAGGTTACGGCGGCCCGAGGCACGGTCTCGGTGCTCGGGAGGGTGGGGGTCATCTTCCTCTCGCTAGTCACCATCCAGAGCGATGACGATCCCAGGCTCTACGAATCCCGTCAGAAACGGGTGCTGGAAGAGCAACTCCAGGAAGTCGGTCGCGCGGCCGAACAGGTCAAGGCGGAAGTCGAGCTGGCCAGCAAGTCCCCTGCCCCCAAGTCCGCCAAGCGCGAGGAGGAGGACGGAGACCTCCATCACATCGCGACCGATAAGAATGAAATGTCCGACGCCCGTGGAGGACCGTGGACGCCAAGGTTCCGACAGATCTTCGAAAAGGCGGGAATGACGTTGAACGACCCTGCCAACCTGGTGAAGGTCAAAGGCCACAGGGGCCCGCATCCCGAGCAGTACCATCGGCAGATTCGTGACGCACTGATGCTCGCGACGGATGACTGCGTCGGCGTGGCGCAATGCCGTGAACGACTCACGAGAGCGCTTGGGCGGTTGGGCGTGGAGTGCTCGACTCCTGGAACAAAGCT